One genomic window of Puniceicoccaceae bacterium includes the following:
- a CDS encoding MotA/TolQ/ExbB proton channel family protein yields MKHSKKILFAAASLMAVCALQAQSLSQAIASVDNDLESALQELAQLREEIAAERIPLSQEVDSLEATVLKLNNDFSRQQSLRDNRELGLQQLQNEVNSKKEEIEYVGGLLRDFVRSFGAQIHVSEKQLYADLVKNAESAALAGNLAEKELFDIQMGVVAKGLDRLSETIGGYTFEGKAINQGEKIPGKFALIGPTVYFRSDNGLAAGVADLEMASGEVTDATIRTADFFNVAAIGSTIDNGSGQLPMDATLGAAFTILQTKDTFFEHVAKGGFVGMMILCLGAVTALIGIFKIATITTFRVPSGSFVLDLAEMVKRGEKEKALEKAKSFGGLAGDMFQEAVANADQPRGLIEEYLSVKIIIARRKLESLLPFVAIIAAAAPLMGLLGTVVGMIKTFQLITVFGTGDARSLSSGISEALVTTELGLFVAIPSLIIHGILNRMARTKWGQLEQDSIVFLNDVKED; encoded by the coding sequence ATGAAACATTCAAAGAAAATTTTGTTTGCTGCAGCATCGCTCATGGCGGTCTGTGCATTGCAGGCGCAGAGCTTGAGTCAAGCGATTGCATCGGTTGATAACGACCTTGAGTCTGCCCTTCAGGAACTCGCGCAGTTGCGCGAAGAAATTGCAGCCGAGCGCATTCCGCTGAGTCAGGAAGTGGACTCGCTTGAGGCAACCGTGCTTAAATTGAACAACGATTTTTCCCGCCAGCAGAGCTTGCGAGACAATCGGGAACTCGGACTTCAGCAGCTGCAGAATGAGGTCAATTCGAAGAAAGAAGAAATCGAATACGTAGGCGGCCTGTTGCGTGACTTTGTCCGCAGTTTTGGTGCACAGATCCATGTCAGTGAGAAGCAACTCTACGCTGACTTGGTAAAGAACGCGGAATCCGCAGCACTCGCTGGAAACCTTGCCGAGAAGGAATTGTTCGACATCCAGATGGGTGTGGTTGCGAAGGGTCTGGATCGTCTCTCCGAAACCATCGGTGGCTATACCTTTGAAGGGAAGGCAATCAATCAGGGTGAAAAGATCCCCGGAAAATTTGCATTGATTGGACCCACGGTTTATTTCCGCTCCGACAATGGTCTTGCTGCAGGTGTTGCAGACCTGGAGATGGCTTCGGGTGAAGTCACGGACGCCACCATTCGCACGGCTGATTTTTTCAATGTGGCAGCAATTGGCTCCACCATTGACAATGGCAGCGGGCAATTGCCCATGGATGCGACGCTTGGTGCAGCATTCACTATCCTGCAAACCAAGGACACCTTCTTCGAGCACGTAGCAAAGGGCGGTTTTGTGGGTATGATGATTCTCTGTCTGGGTGCGGTGACTGCGCTGATCGGAATTTTCAAGATTGCGACCATTACCACATTCCGCGTTCCGAGCGGCTCGTTTGTGCTGGATCTCGCCGAGATGGTGAAACGAGGCGAAAAAGAGAAGGCACTGGAGAAGGCAAAATCGTTTGGTGGACTTGCGGGAGACATGTTCCAGGAAGCCGTTGCCAATGCAGATCAACCCCGTGGCCTGATCGAAGAGTATCTTTCGGTGAAAATCATCATCGCGCGCCGCAAGCTTGAAAGCCTGCTCCCGTTTGTGGCCATCATCGCTGCCGCTGCACCGCTGATGGGACTGTTGGGAACCGTTGTGGGGATGATTAAGACCTTCCAGTTGATCACGGTGTTCGGAACGGGTGACGCCCGCTCGCTGTCGTCAGGTATTTCCGAAGCACTGGTTACGACGGAGCTCGGACTGTTTGTTGCTATTCCGTCTTTGATCATTCACGGAATTCTGAACCGCATGGCTCGCACGAAATGGGGTCAACTCGAGCAGGACTCCATTGTCTTCCTCAACGATGTAAAAGAAGACTAA
- a CDS encoding MotA/TolQ/ExbB proton channel family protein, whose translation MDFAYIKETIWDNWVSGGIMMVFLFSLAMFIFVVAFEMIFYLRNKKIDYRNEHKWVEWAKNPETAEGTEGIVLRYTRPFHGSPDVVRRRFMELREMLLGGVERKSGFLKSLVAVAPLMGLLGTVMGMLTTFQGIATSGGNQTVDMVAKGISTALITTQTGLMIALPGLFLNLMIRRRMRGIGDAINRMEGLVLGQRKDS comes from the coding sequence ATGGATTTTGCATACATCAAAGAGACGATCTGGGACAACTGGGTCAGCGGGGGAATCATGATGGTTTTCCTGTTCTCGCTCGCGATGTTCATTTTTGTGGTCGCTTTCGAGATGATTTTCTACCTACGCAACAAGAAAATCGACTATCGAAACGAGCACAAATGGGTGGAGTGGGCGAAAAATCCGGAGACAGCTGAGGGGACGGAAGGCATTGTATTGCGATACACGCGTCCGTTTCATGGCTCACCCGATGTGGTCCGGCGCAGATTCATGGAATTGCGCGAGATGTTGCTCGGAGGAGTGGAACGCAAGTCGGGCTTCCTCAAATCACTGGTCGCTGTAGCTCCATTGATGGGGCTGCTCGGCACGGTGATGGGAATGTTGACCACGTTTCAGGGCATTGCGACCTCCGGTGGCAATCAAACTGTTGACATGGTGGCGAAAGGCATTTCGACCGCACTGATCACGACCCAAACCGGGCTGATGATTGCGCTACCGGGGCTGTTCCTGAACCTGATGATTCGCCGCCGGATGCGGGGAATCGGAGATGCGATCAATCGCATGGAAGGACTCGTGCTTGGCCAGCGTAAGGACTCATAA
- a CDS encoding biopolymer transporter ExbD codes for MAIGRRLSDQGDEEVRIDLSPMIDCVFILLIFFIVTTVFVEESGIEVNRPDAAGAANSLDDADIVQLDISAQGVVRFRGRDIGVQGVRGLVEQMRVNNPEIPVLIQAEEKTPHTIFAEVYGEVRMAGAEKISFK; via the coding sequence ATGGCAATTGGTCGTAGATTATCTGATCAGGGTGATGAAGAGGTGCGCATCGACCTCTCGCCCATGATCGACTGTGTTTTCATTCTGCTGATCTTCTTTATCGTCACGACGGTATTTGTGGAGGAGAGTGGAATCGAGGTGAACCGTCCCGATGCAGCTGGAGCTGCCAACTCCCTGGATGACGCTGATATCGTTCAGCTGGACATCAGTGCCCAGGGTGTCGTGCGCTTTCGCGGTCGTGACATTGGCGTGCAGGGTGTTCGCGGTTTGGTCGAGCAAATGCGGGTCAACAATCCTGAAATTCCGGTTCTCATCCAGGCAGAAGAGAAAACCCCGCACACCATCTTTGCCGAGGTATATGGCGAGGTTCGCATGGCTGGGGCGGAGAAAATATCCTTTAAATAA
- a CDS encoding biopolymer transporter ExbD, translated as MLSRSSVEEEEVGIDLSPMIDCVFILLIFFIVTTVFVEDSGVEVDKPQAFSSVRLEKNSILIAVTPEGKVVYGGRDVGISGVRNVVKQLLLEEDMPVIIQADREAEHGIFRNVYQEAKLAGAKKISFSTLD; from the coding sequence ATGTTAAGCCGATCCAGTGTAGAGGAGGAAGAAGTCGGAATTGATCTGTCACCGATGATCGATTGTGTCTTTATCCTGCTCATCTTTTTTATTGTGACGACTGTGTTTGTTGAGGATTCGGGCGTTGAGGTGGACAAGCCTCAGGCGTTCAGCTCAGTCCGACTCGAGAAAAACAGTATCCTCATTGCAGTCACCCCGGAAGGCAAAGTGGTCTATGGAGGTAGAGATGTTGGGATCTCGGGCGTTCGCAACGTCGTGAAACAACTGCTGCTCGAGGAAGACATGCCCGTGATCATCCAGGCAGACCGCGAAGCGGAGCATGGAATCTTTCGAAACGTCTACCAGGAGGCAAAGCTCGCAGGAGCCAAAAAAATCAGCTTTTCAACCCTGGACTGA
- a CDS encoding energy transducer TonB, whose protein sequence is MHPQLESTPSSTTRGILIVGGIIAAVVLFVAIPMIQAISTGLKNPNEIHEVSFVIPPPEVLDLQPPAPPETEEESEELEMEKEPPRLSLDQLEMALNPSMGDVGSGLNVDLSIDSKSLGTDDLIFEIDDVEEIPRAIRRIQPNYPAVLKRKNVEGLVSLIFVIDTNGSVLSPTIERSTHVEFEEPALDAIRRWKFTPGKRGGEAVKVRVRLPLQFVP, encoded by the coding sequence ATGCATCCGCAACTTGAGTCCACTCCATCTTCCACAACTCGGGGAATCCTGATTGTGGGCGGCATCATTGCTGCTGTTGTGCTGTTTGTAGCGATTCCCATGATTCAGGCGATTTCAACCGGGCTGAAAAACCCCAATGAAATCCACGAAGTATCGTTTGTGATTCCTCCGCCTGAGGTATTGGACCTGCAACCACCTGCACCCCCCGAGACCGAGGAAGAATCCGAGGAATTGGAGATGGAAAAAGAACCTCCCCGGTTGTCACTCGATCAGCTGGAAATGGCGCTGAATCCGAGCATGGGGGATGTGGGAAGCGGACTCAACGTGGATCTCAGCATCGATTCCAAGTCATTGGGAACGGACGACCTCATTTTTGAGATCGATGATGTGGAAGAGATTCCCCGTGCGATTCGTCGTATTCAACCCAATTACCCAGCCGTACTGAAGCGGAAGAATGTGGAAGGACTCGTGTCTTTGATCTTCGTGATCGATACCAACGGAAGCGTGCTTTCTCCCACGATTGAACGCTCGACACATGTCGAGTTTGAGGAACCAGCGCTCGATGCAATCCGTCGCTGGAAATTCACCCCAGGAAAACGCGGTGGCGAGGCCGTCAAAGTTCGTGTGCGCCTACCACTGCAGTTCGTACCCTAA
- a CDS encoding energy transducer TonB — MIETIHTPDSVFTKGLVTASGFFAALALFVAIPLIQAISTGFKDPNRLNEIDFILPPPPVLDMEPPPPPKQEEEQEQMEMEKEPPRLSLDQLDLALNPSMGDMSGFAIDLSLDAESLGTSDIIFEIGDVEEKPVPTRQIEPTYPPALKRQKINGSVTVVFVVDEQGNVVAPRVEKSTHMEFEKPAIDAIRRWKFTPGKKDGEAVKVRVRAPLIFKVN, encoded by the coding sequence ATGATCGAAACCATTCATACCCCGGATTCTGTTTTCACCAAAGGACTGGTCACCGCATCCGGATTTTTTGCGGCTCTCGCACTCTTTGTGGCGATTCCGCTCATCCAGGCGATTTCGACCGGATTCAAGGATCCCAACCGTCTCAACGAGATTGATTTCATCCTTCCGCCACCTCCGGTTTTGGACATGGAACCCCCACCTCCGCCCAAACAGGAAGAGGAGCAGGAGCAGATGGAAATGGAGAAGGAGCCACCGCGACTTTCCCTCGATCAACTCGATCTGGCCCTGAACCCCAGCATGGGGGATATGTCTGGGTTTGCCATCGACTTGAGTCTGGATGCCGAGTCATTGGGAACTTCCGACATCATTTTTGAAATCGGTGATGTGGAAGAGAAACCCGTTCCGACCCGACAAATCGAACCCACCTATCCGCCTGCGCTGAAGCGACAGAAGATCAATGGCAGCGTGACGGTTGTATTCGTCGTAGACGAACAAGGTAACGTGGTTGCGCCTCGTGTGGAAAAGTCCACACACATGGAATTTGAAAAACCGGCAATCGACGCGATTCGCCGTTGGAAATTTACCCCAGGTAAAAAGGATGGCGAGGCCGTGAAGGTGAGGGTCCGCGCTCCGCTGATCTTCAAAGTGAACTAA
- a CDS encoding tetratricopeptide repeat protein, which yields MKKLLFFIATTTAGLSLSAQADLRQLPIETATLNQMAAQKWADPAFRDAFLGSYIPLQELEPEFTNEEKIVIRDQLLPILQGNNPMAAIPILQELSRKEDASAGIFFLIGNIYLQNSRTAQAEEAYTAAIKRFPNYRRAWKNLALIYMTTSRGEQALEPISRTIALGEVSGQLYGMMGVAYMNQENYIAAESAFRNALLMEPQDKNWKLNLFQCMMFQERYEESNALLRTLIAAEPNNAEFWKYQANVYVGLERPLEAAEVLEIRDRMGRSDAQSLEMLGSIYFNNQLFDVAYDVYKRAIETNGARFDSLYNSTNALAAVGRYEEAMDLIARLRDRFSRDIEADKDKRLNLLVLEATCLRALDDMDQASEILEKIVLEDPMNGRALIELGLYYAGLETPDYQKATTMYERAANVTDFAAQAYVEHGKLLVRMRKYQDAARMLRRAQEIDYRENVQDFLLRVERAARQG from the coding sequence ATGAAAAAACTGTTATTCTTCATAGCAACTACCACTGCAGGACTCAGTCTGTCGGCCCAGGCAGACTTGAGACAGCTGCCGATTGAAACTGCGACCCTGAATCAGATGGCCGCCCAGAAGTGGGCTGACCCGGCTTTCCGTGACGCCTTCCTCGGTTCCTACATTCCCTTGCAGGAATTGGAGCCGGAATTTACCAACGAAGAAAAAATCGTCATCCGTGACCAGCTGTTGCCCATTCTACAGGGAAACAATCCGATGGCAGCGATTCCGATTCTTCAGGAACTCAGCCGCAAGGAGGATGCTTCGGCTGGAATCTTCTTTCTGATCGGAAACATCTACCTTCAGAACTCGCGCACTGCTCAGGCGGAAGAAGCCTACACGGCTGCGATCAAGCGCTTTCCAAATTACCGTCGTGCATGGAAAAACCTGGCACTGATTTACATGACCACCAGCCGTGGGGAACAGGCGCTGGAGCCGATTTCCCGCACGATTGCCTTGGGTGAAGTCTCTGGACAACTCTACGGCATGATGGGTGTGGCCTACATGAACCAGGAAAATTACATCGCAGCAGAATCTGCCTTCCGCAATGCTCTGCTGATGGAACCCCAGGACAAGAACTGGAAATTGAATTTGTTCCAGTGCATGATGTTCCAGGAACGCTACGAAGAATCCAACGCATTGCTCCGCACCCTGATTGCCGCTGAACCCAACAACGCAGAATTCTGGAAATACCAGGCGAATGTCTATGTCGGACTCGAGCGTCCCCTTGAGGCAGCGGAAGTATTGGAAATTCGTGACCGCATGGGTCGTTCAGATGCACAGAGTCTTGAGATGCTTGGCTCCATTTATTTCAACAACCAGTTGTTTGATGTCGCATACGACGTCTATAAGCGCGCGATCGAAACCAATGGGGCTCGCTTTGATTCACTCTACAATTCCACCAACGCACTTGCGGCGGTTGGTCGTTATGAAGAAGCAATGGACTTGATTGCTCGTCTGCGGGATCGCTTCAGCCGTGATATTGAGGCTGACAAGGACAAACGCCTGAATCTTCTGGTGCTCGAGGCAACCTGTCTGCGCGCATTGGACGACATGGATCAGGCTTCTGAAATTCTTGAAAAAATCGTTCTCGAAGATCCGATGAACGGTCGCGCTCTGATCGAACTGGGTCTATACTACGCTGGGCTGGAAACACCGGACTACCAGAAGGCGACCACGATGTATGAGCGTGCTGCCAACGTAACGGATTTTGCTGCTCAAGCTTATGTGGAACATGGCAAGTTGCTGGTGCGCATGCGCAAGTACCAAGACGCTGCCCGCATGTTGCGCCGTGCTCAGGAAATCGACTACCGCGAAAACGTGCAGGATTTCCTGCTTCGCGTGGAGCGTGCTGCCCGCCAGGGTTAA
- a CDS encoding FAD-linked oxidase C-terminal domain-containing protein: MLSPWNSVTSELKQRFPQHVHTDVETLYSNSFDGLKISFLPQAVIRPDEVGMIAPVLRLANQHRIPVTTRGVGSTLTGAATPVNGGWVLDLHQLSQIEIDPVHRIANVQCGAVVKDIQDSAAKVGLFYPPDPSSYKWCTIGGNIACNAGGLRCVKYGVTRDYVMGLKGFLADGSEVEWGKPVRKFATGYNLRDLWIGSEGTLGIITSATLKLIPLPTHRRTALLGFRSEKAALDATLDLMTSTLTPSILEFIDTLSVRGAQESIGYPLFEDDSDICVLLVEIDGTDAHLLDAELNSLRRWMDQHSSLQSIAASEAEAEALWTVRRQCSGAMFKLGNSKLNEDVVVPLSKMQDLIAHVSLLRETHHVPIAVFGHAGDGNLHVNIMYDREDKEMSLRAQNCLQSLMEKVVDLNGAISGEHGVGLAKSHFMELQFNEAQLRLMREIKAVFDPNGILNPRKWFEPFSPWNYQKESFRFPWDKH, from the coding sequence ATGCTGTCGCCATGGAATTCGGTCACAAGCGAATTGAAGCAGCGGTTTCCGCAACACGTTCATACTGACGTCGAAACCCTCTATTCCAATTCCTTTGATGGTCTCAAGATCAGTTTTCTGCCTCAGGCCGTGATTCGTCCTGATGAGGTCGGCATGATCGCACCGGTACTACGCCTTGCAAACCAGCATCGCATCCCGGTGACCACCCGCGGAGTGGGTTCCACGCTCACGGGCGCCGCCACACCTGTAAACGGAGGATGGGTGCTGGACCTGCACCAGCTCAGCCAGATCGAGATCGATCCGGTTCACCGGATTGCCAACGTGCAGTGTGGTGCCGTTGTGAAGGATATTCAGGACTCAGCAGCAAAAGTGGGGTTGTTTTACCCACCCGATCCATCCTCCTACAAGTGGTGCACGATCGGAGGCAATATTGCATGCAATGCAGGAGGTCTGCGCTGTGTAAAATACGGCGTCACCCGCGACTACGTGATGGGACTAAAAGGATTTCTCGCTGATGGCAGTGAGGTGGAATGGGGCAAACCTGTGCGAAAATTTGCAACAGGCTACAACCTTCGGGATCTCTGGATCGGATCGGAAGGGACATTGGGGATCATCACATCCGCTACCCTGAAGTTAATTCCACTGCCCACACACCGTCGAACCGCCTTGCTCGGCTTCCGCTCAGAAAAGGCAGCCCTTGATGCAACGCTGGACTTGATGACGAGCACTCTGACACCTTCCATCCTGGAGTTCATTGATACGCTCAGTGTCCGTGGAGCTCAGGAATCCATCGGGTATCCGCTTTTCGAGGATGATTCTGATATTTGCGTGCTGCTTGTCGAAATCGATGGAACGGACGCGCATTTGCTGGATGCAGAGTTGAACTCCCTCAGGCGTTGGATGGACCAGCATTCATCCCTGCAGAGTATTGCGGCAAGCGAAGCTGAGGCAGAAGCCCTTTGGACGGTACGCCGACAATGCTCGGGGGCCATGTTCAAACTGGGAAATTCGAAACTCAATGAAGATGTTGTGGTGCCTCTCAGTAAGATGCAGGACCTCATTGCGCATGTCTCGCTTCTGCGCGAAACCCACCACGTCCCTATCGCTGTATTCGGACACGCCGGAGACGGCAACCTTCACGTCAACATCATGTACGACCGCGAGGACAAGGAGATGTCGCTTCGGGCGCAAAACTGCCTCCAATCGTTAATGGAAAAGGTAGTCGACCTCAATGGTGCTATCAGTGGAGAACATGGTGTTGGATTGGCCAAATCCCATTTCATGGAACTGCAATTCAATGAGGCCCAATTGCGTCTGATGCGTGAGATCAAAGCCGTCTTCGACCCCAATGGTATTCTCAATCCTAGAAAATGGTTCGAACCCTTCTCTCCGTGGAACTACCAAAAGGAATCATTCCGATTTCCCTGGGATAAGCATTAA
- a CDS encoding glutaredoxin, which translates to MNIKAYLKPHCGWSRGVRAIMEKYQLNYDDIDIINNPSNYAEMVEKSGQPLSPCVEIEGVMLADVSGEEVEAYMLENGLVQPNDAKPSVPINEACSDEEHEKMRSQTIRFF; encoded by the coding sequence ATGAATATCAAGGCCTATTTAAAACCCCATTGCGGATGGAGTCGTGGCGTCCGCGCGATCATGGAAAAATATCAGCTCAACTACGACGATATCGACATCATTAATAATCCATCAAACTATGCAGAAATGGTGGAGAAGTCGGGACAACCCCTCTCCCCTTGTGTTGAAATTGAAGGTGTAATGCTTGCGGATGTGAGCGGCGAGGAGGTGGAAGCCTACATGCTCGAAAATGGATTGGTTCAACCCAACGACGCCAAACCTTCGGTTCCCATCAACGAAGCTTGTTCCGATGAGGAACACGAAAAGATGCGCAGCCAGACGATTCGGTTCTTCTGA
- a CDS encoding beta-ketoacyl-[acyl-carrier-protein] synthase family protein — protein MNKVYVTGAGFITSIGNSYDAVCDSLRTQTTGIERYPAFDTDKIPVKVVGTIKGFDLESDDPEDWVYPKNYRPSRNLLRSLAPHGLYAYCAVEQALKQAGLHAETLSDPNTGIHTASAGSPRNLRHHMNRMHELGVERLSPKSVVTSIAGTLNFCLVSHYKIKGNSCGFVSACASSGHALGYAFDEIRAGRQERIIVVGAEDGDLDTLLPFASMRAMSLEHDPLKASKPFDVDRSGFVGTGGAVALILESETSITTRNAAPLMEMLGWAQTSDGYSAVLPEPDGEGLARAMQLALKSSDVGPAQVDYLNAHATGTPSGDVAELRAIRTVFGEAPSVRISATKALTGHGLSLSSILEAGLTLVALKEGFCPGTAHLEKPDPEVGQLRVLQANDDFRPTIALSNSSGFGGANVSLLFKSVVSR, from the coding sequence ATGAACAAAGTTTACGTCACTGGAGCCGGATTTATCACTAGCATTGGAAATTCCTACGATGCAGTTTGCGATAGCCTGCGCACACAAACCACTGGCATTGAACGCTATCCAGCATTTGATACTGATAAGATTCCTGTCAAGGTCGTTGGAACGATCAAGGGGTTTGATCTCGAATCGGACGATCCTGAAGATTGGGTATATCCCAAGAACTATCGACCTTCGCGCAACCTTTTGCGCTCTCTGGCTCCTCATGGATTGTATGCCTACTGTGCGGTCGAGCAGGCATTGAAGCAGGCCGGATTGCATGCAGAAACACTCTCCGATCCCAACACTGGAATTCACACCGCTTCGGCAGGTTCTCCGCGCAATCTACGCCATCACATGAATCGCATGCATGAGCTTGGGGTCGAGAGACTCAGCCCCAAATCAGTTGTGACGTCCATTGCAGGTACGCTCAATTTCTGTCTCGTATCGCACTACAAAATTAAAGGAAATTCCTGTGGATTTGTTTCTGCATGTGCATCTTCGGGCCATGCACTGGGGTATGCGTTTGACGAAATCCGCGCTGGAAGGCAGGAGCGCATCATTGTGGTAGGAGCAGAGGACGGAGATTTGGATACCTTGTTGCCGTTCGCCAGCATGAGGGCAATGTCGCTGGAGCATGACCCATTGAAGGCCAGCAAACCCTTTGACGTGGACCGAAGTGGATTTGTCGGAACTGGCGGGGCAGTTGCATTGATTCTGGAATCGGAAACTTCGATTACGACTCGTAATGCTGCCCCACTCATGGAAATGCTTGGCTGGGCTCAGACTTCGGATGGATACAGTGCGGTATTGCCTGAACCCGATGGTGAAGGACTCGCGCGAGCCATGCAGTTGGCATTGAAATCGAGCGATGTGGGTCCCGCTCAAGTCGATTATCTTAACGCACATGCGACGGGAACGCCCTCCGGTGATGTTGCCGAACTGCGGGCGATTCGCACTGTCTTTGGAGAAGCTCCGAGTGTGCGCATAAGTGCGACGAAGGCATTGACAGGGCATGGACTGTCGCTGTCGTCGATCTTGGAGGCGGGGCTAACACTGGTAGCTTTGAAGGAAGGGTTTTGTCCTGGAACTGCTCACCTTGAGAAACCGGATCCAGAGGTAGGACAATTGCGAGTGCTACAGGCAAATGATGATTTTCGACCCACCATTGCGCTGTCCAACAGCAGTGGATTTGGCGGGGCAAATGTTAGTTTGCTGTTCAAATCGGTGGTGTCCCGGTGA
- a CDS encoding glycosyltransferase, whose protein sequence is MRIVIYQDYLRVGGTESQSLYLAKRLLDMGHEVTVLTNRPGGRLRSQAFESGLAVKNLQAFDFHLNWFAPDLVRQLQNLRPEIVLLMGRNANGTGSLLQRKLRNTLVVSTVRTGRPFTRAYQKSLKSAPLICCNSVFAARRLEQLGIARNRIAVHPNPCLRASDIDALAPRHTRPRSANGHLIYVAAFVPGKNHASLIRLMPILLTRFKGLTLTLVGEGPLQGRMQKLVRSLGLDANIVFAGYRRDIPELLAQADLAISPSLEESLPNALVEAQYAGLPVVAFEVAGVGECLLHGQSGLLVPPGDMQEFGKAVSSVLMDEASWRSMAESAHRFAHLTFEPNLRFDAFIECVMKYRTAS, encoded by the coding sequence GTGAGGATAGTCATTTATCAGGATTATCTGCGTGTGGGTGGGACAGAGTCCCAGAGTCTCTACTTGGCGAAGCGACTGCTCGATATGGGTCATGAAGTGACCGTGTTGACCAACCGACCAGGGGGGCGGTTGCGCTCGCAGGCATTTGAATCGGGATTGGCGGTCAAAAATTTGCAGGCTTTCGACTTTCACCTCAACTGGTTCGCACCAGATCTGGTTCGGCAGTTACAAAACCTTCGACCGGAAATTGTGCTGCTCATGGGTCGAAATGCGAACGGAACTGGATCGCTGCTGCAGCGCAAGCTTAGAAATACGCTGGTTGTCTCGACTGTTCGCACCGGACGTCCTTTTACGCGTGCCTATCAAAAATCGCTCAAATCCGCGCCGCTGATTTGTTGCAACAGTGTCTTCGCTGCCCGCCGACTGGAGCAGCTTGGCATCGCTCGGAATCGCATTGCAGTGCACCCGAACCCCTGCCTGCGTGCAAGTGATATCGATGCACTGGCGCCGCGACACACCCGTCCTCGTTCAGCGAACGGGCACTTGATTTATGTAGCGGCCTTTGTTCCGGGCAAGAACCATGCATCGTTGATTCGACTCATGCCGATCTTGCTCACCCGGTTTAAGGGATTAACCCTCACGTTGGTGGGGGAAGGACCTCTCCAGGGCAGGATGCAAAAGCTTGTCCGGAGCTTGGGTCTCGATGCGAACATCGTTTTTGCAGGCTATCGCCGGGATATCCCCGAGTTGCTCGCGCAGGCGGATCTTGCCATCAGTCCATCGCTGGAGGAATCGCTCCCGAATGCGCTGGTTGAAGCACAATATGCAGGACTTCCGGTGGTGGCATTTGAGGTGGCGGGTGTAGGGGAATGCCTGCTGCACGGGCAGTCTGGCTTGCTTGTACCTCCAGGAGACATGCAGGAATTCGGGAAGGCCGTAAGTTCAGTGCTGATGGATGAAGCGAGCTGGCGTTCCATGGCAGAGTCCGCCCACCGCTTCGCTCATCTCACTTTTGAGCCGAATCTTAGGTTTGACGCCTTTATCGAGTGCGTTATGAAATACCGCACTGCTTCCTGA